In Candidatus Hydrogenedentota bacterium, the DNA window GATTATTCGCCCGCAACTTGCCAACGCGGCATGTCTTGTTCCGTGGTATCCAGAGCTTCCAACACGACCCCTCGCGCGGCTCACACCACCAAGCCTACTCGCTCACGGCAAATGGCCAACGGGACAGCCTTAACGCAACGCTTACGCGCCCTTCGGCAACCGATTACAAATGCCCAAGTTACGACGGTTCGGCACCCCATCTGCGTCCCCGGATGACCACACCTTCCGAGGACAATTGTCCCGCAGAAGTGACGGAAAGTCAAGTAATTGCGGCGACAAACGGCGCGGGCATGTGGGTAAATTGTGTAAAGAGATCTGCCGGCCCGAATGGGGCGGGCCTACGCCTGAGGAGCGACGAACGTCAAGCGGCAGTCAAGGCTCTTGGCGTCTTGGGAGGGACGCAAGTAAAGCATTTGGCTGAGGTAGACAAATCGACCGGTGTCGTAGACGCGGTGGAGCAAATCGACCAGCTCTTGATTCGATACCCCATTGAGAGTGATTTCGACCGAACTGCTTTCTTGCCCGGGTGTCGAACTGCCCCGGTTGCTTCGCATCGAACACCGGGCACCAAGTTTCAGGTCTTTGACCGCTTTGTCGACTTCGGTGAACAGGTTGAATTGACCGGCCTTTGCAATCCTGGCCTGGACGGCTTCCTGCTTTTTTCGGTCGCGTTCTACGGTAGCTTGAAGAATCTTTGCGAGATTGAGCCGCTCTCGGGCTTGCGCCACCTGTTCGATGGACTTTTTGTACGCTTGGTACGGCCCCTGCGAAATTCCGTACGCTCCAATCACAGCGACGCCGATCGCGCCGAGAACAAGCACCATACGTTCGCGCGGTTGTAGTTTTACTTTCGCCATGTGCCCATCCGCCCCTAAATCGTCGCCTGCATCCGGAAGAACGTCTTGCCCTCTTTCGTCGCAAGCGTCGGATCGTCGTCCAGTTTGAAGGTTGCCGATTGTTTTAGCTTGTCCACGGCTTCGTTAAACCCGGCCGTGTCCACGATTTCGCCTTCTACGACCAGCGACTGGGAACCGCCCCGTGCGTCGCGGACTTGAATCTGCGAGAGCACGACTTTGCCGCTCGGAAACGTGTCGGCCAATTCCTTGATGATTGCCAGCAGCGGCGGCCGCGCCAGCATTTCCGCCGATAGTCGTGACGCCGATTCCTCCGCTTCCTTTTGTCGGGCTTCGAGCAGCTCCATGGACAATTGCCCGCCCACGTCGCCCTCGGGCCGTTCCTTGGCATCCTCCGCGTCGGGAAACGTCGCAGCGTAGATAGACCAAATCTCCGCCCCGATCCGCTCCGTCTCGGCGATATTGTTTTGGTATTGGGCCGCACAATATCCCGCGATTCCCGCCAAGGTAACGAAAAGCATAGCGGCGCTGCCCAACAGGCGCGGCCGCATTCCGGCGAACACGTTCGCCGGAGCGAGCGGGCCCTTGCGCAACTCGAAGAAAACTCCGCTACCGGCCGCGGCCGCGGCCGCACCCGCGGCCGCTTCCCAGCGGTTGGGTGGTTCGAGGCCAGTCCCATCGCCGACTGCTACGCCGACGAGGCGCGCGACCGCTTTCTCGGCGCCGCGAACATTCTTGGCAAGATTCGCGTAGACCACCGGGACATTGAGTCCATCTTCAAACTCTTCGCGCGACACGCTGTCGAACTCGATGCCCGTGACCGTCAAATCCTCGACGGCTTCCTCGCCCGACCAGGACGTGGCGAACGCACGCAGCGTGTTGCGCGCGTCGCGTGACAGCGCGCGGGGATCGGAAATCGCGCGCTCCGCCGTCGCCGCCAAGTGCCGGAAGTAGACGAGTTTCCTGCCATGAATCGCGGCAAAAATCGCGCCGTCGTCGCGAATGTGCAACTGGGCATGCAGCCCGGCGGGCTTGCGCCGGCCCGCCAGCCACAACGTCGACAATCCGGCAACATCGAGGTTGATTCCCTCGATGTTCACACCCGCCGCCGCGAACTCGCTGATCTGGTCTTCGAGGATGGACTGCTTGATTGCGACAACGAGCACCGTGGTTTCTCCCGGCGCTTCCTTGATCACGGTGTGATCGATGATCAGGTCGTCGATGGGAAACGCGAGCGTGGGTTCAAGCTCGACAGGGACGGCAGCCGTAACACGCGCATGGCCGCGGAACGGCACCGTGAGCGTGCGCACGACCATGTTCGCGCTGTTGATACACAAAACGAACAGCGCGGGACGCGCTTTAACCTCGGCCAGGATTTTCTGTACCGCGGCCATGAACGCTTCCGCGAGCTCTTCTACGGTGTCGTACGCCAGCGCCGCGACGTGCCATTCAAGCAGCGTTGGTTGCGCGCCGCCCGTTTGCACGACGGCAAGCCGCACTTCGTTTCCGGCAATTTCGAACGCGCCCACGCGCGAAGACAATTTCATCGAAGTTCCTTCCACTCGGTGATACGAATGCCGTCGACGCCCGCGCTCGGGTCGCGCGTCAAGAAGGCCTCGATGCGCACGCGGCTGTCACCGCAAATCCCATTGCCGTAAAGCCGGTACGACGAACTCGATACCGTGAACGGGCGAGCCGCACGCGCACCCGATTCCCCGCCCGGAGTGCTGGGCTGCGCGGGCATTATACCGCGTTGCTGCAATTCCGCGTTGCTCGAGAACGGAGACCGCTGCCGTTCCTCTATCACCAGTTCGGCAAGCCCCGGAATACTCAACGAATCGCCCATCGCCGTAAGCGTTTCCGCCTCGGCGGTATTGATGTTGACGCGGCCGTTGCGGTGGCCGTGCACAGTGAGTACCTCTGACAACGGCAGTTGCTCAAGATCGATGTCACCGAAATAGAGCGCCGGCGTGACCCCACGGATGAGCATGAGTTCCTCGACGGAACTGAGCGGGGCGTTCTTGCACGGATACGGCGTCAGGAGAGACTGGTAATAGTCCGTCTCCGCGCCATTCGGGCGCGTTTCGTCGTCGGAATCGATCCAATCGAGAATGGCGTCGGTCGGGTCTTCTTCGGCGCCGCGAGCCTCGAACAAGAATCGAAGCGCGTTCTCCAGCGTTTCGTTTGGCTCCTGCGTGCGGGAATCGAGCAACGCATTGAGATTGATCTTGCCGTATTCATCATCGATCGAACACTGCATGATTGCCTTATTGATACTTTGAAACGGGATGCCGTAGCCCCACATCTCGTCCAAGCTATCGAACGTCGCGCCGCCAACCGTCGGATCGTCCGCCGTGCCCGAACCAATCTGGGGCGCCTGCGACACGCCGGGCTCGCCCGCGGACTGCAACGCCATTGCATCGGCCGTCAGGACTGACACTCCCATCGCGATTGCGGACTTCGCGGCTACTTGCGCCTGGTAGTCCAACAAGTTCGCCGCCACCAGCGACGTGTCCACCTGCGTCTCGTACGCGTATTCGACGACGAGCACGGTCAACAATACGATGAACAACAGCGATAGCAGAAGGGCTACGCCGTCGTCGTTCCGTCCATGTCTGTGTATCGCGTTCATTGGCCCAAACGACTTCCCAGACCGCCGCGGCCGCCACCGGGTGCCGATCGGGTTGAACCTCGTCCGCCAAAGATGTTGCTGCCACTGCCGATTCCCGGCGTCCGCCCAGGGGCGCCACGGCCGGAGATTCTGCCCGACCCGGTCCGGCCTGACCGCGACGTGCCGGAACTACTCGCGGCCGCGGAATCACTCTCCGCCGCACCCTCGGCAGCGGCGCCGCCTTCAGTCTGCCCCTGCGTCTGTTCGCCGCCCTCTTCACCGGCTTCTTCCAAAGCGGCCTGCGATCGACCGTCGGTGATTTGACCCAGCGACAGCGGAATAGGCACGACCAGCTCGAAGTCCGGATTCTCCACGATGTCGATGTTCTGTTCGATCTCCGCCTGAATTTCCTGGTCCGTGCGCGCGAAGTTGATGCGCACGCGAACGCACCACGGCAAACTGCCGAGCAACTGCGAGTCCCACTCCTCGACCCACTGGGTGCCGTCGTAATACGTCACGTCAAACGTGCGAATCGGGACAGACCACGACGGCGCCTGATACACCGGAATGTCCGGGTTCGTAGTATTCGTCTGGGTAACGTCGATGTTGCCAGTCTCCGCGTCCACGGCCTGCGCGTTCGATGCAAGCAACGGTGTCTCCGTCGCTTCGAGCTTCGCTTGGTCGGGCGTCTCGTCGGTGAGTTCGTACTCCGCGATCCGCTCGCGGTCCACGCCGAGCTGCACGCGCCCCTCTTCGCCGCCAAACACTTCGAAACGCACTTCCTTGAAATCGCCGGGCAATGCGAATCCGCCCATCAACTGGTTTGTGCTCACAAACCGAAGCGAATCGCGCGGCCCGGTCGTGTTCTCGTCGTTCGTCCCAATGAACTGAAATACCTGCTGCTCGAACCGGCGATCGACATAGACCGACGTCAGGTTGGTGCGAAGACTGCGCTCGAGAAACTGCCGCAGCCGCATCTCCTCCGTACGCACGCGCGCGACGGAAATGGTGTCCGTTACGCTCGCAAAACTCGCGTACACCACCGCGACGATGAGAACGAGGATTGTCATCGCGACCAGCACTTCCAATAAAGTAAAACCGCGGCGCATCATTCGGTAGACCCCGACGATAGTTGGGCCGCGCCGGCGCTTTGGCCTTCCTCGCCTTCGGCGCCCTCTTCGCCTTCTTCGTCGTCGGCCGCGGCCTGATCGCCCGCAAACGTCTTGACCACGGTGTAGTAACGGAGTTCGTATGTCGTCTTGTCGGGGTCCTCGATCGTGACAAGGACATCGTACAACCCTGGAAACGCGGGCGCGCTTCCCGTCTGCCGCCCGCTGTTGGTGGACGACGCCTCGACTTCCTGCGCGTCGAACGCGTAGCGCCAACCGGGGTAACGGT includes these proteins:
- the gspK gene encoding type II secretion system minor pseudopilin GspK, whose product is MNAIHRHGRNDDGVALLLSLLFIVLLTVLVVEYAYETQVDTSLVAANLLDYQAQVAAKSAIAMGVSVLTADAMALQSAGEPGVSQAPQIGSGTADDPTVGGATFDSLDEMWGYGIPFQSINKAIMQCSIDDEYGKINLNALLDSRTQEPNETLENALRFLFEARGAEEDPTDAILDWIDSDDETRPNGAETDYYQSLLTPYPCKNAPLSSVEELMLIRGVTPALYFGDIDLEQLPLSEVLTVHGHRNGRVNINTAEAETLTAMGDSLSIPGLAELVIEERQRSPFSSNAELQQRGIMPAQPSTPGGESGARAARPFTVSSSSYRLYGNGICGDSRVRIEAFLTRDPSAGVDGIRITEWKELR